Genomic segment of Azospirillum brasilense:
CGCCTTCTCACGGTCGCTGTCCTTGGATTCGGTGCTGATCATGATCGCCGGCACGTCCCGCAGGGTCTGCTCCTGCCGGAGGCGACGCAGCATGGTGTAGCCGTCCATCTTCTGCATGTTGATGTCGACGATCAGCAGATCCGGCGTGGACGCCAGCGCGTGCTCCAGCCCGTCGAGCCCGTTCACCGCCTCGTCGACCCGAAAGCCGTCGGCCTCCAGAACCTGCCGGGTATAGGCCCGGACGGTCACGGCGTCGTCCACCACGAGAACGCGGGGTTGCGGGTCTGGTCGATCGGTCACCGGGCGGCCTCCTTAACTCTGGGGCTTCTGATAAAGGATGGCGTCGGGGAACCGGCGCGGCACGAAAAGGGAAGACATCCGACTCATGCTCTCCGAATGGCCGAGGCAGATGAACCCGCAAGGCGACAGCGCGTCGTAGAACATCGACGCCGCCTCACGCCGCCCCAAATCGTCGAAATAGATCAGCAGATTGCGGCAGAAGATGACATCGATGCCACGGAAATTCGCCATCTGCTGCGGATCGGCGATGTTCACCAGCGAAAAATCGATGGAGTCCCGCAACTCCTCCATGATCTGCCAGCTCTGGTCGTCCAGCCGGGTGAAGTATTTGGCGACGAGATCCCGCGGCATGGCTTGGAGCGACCGTTCCTCGTAAATGCCCTCGCGTGCGCGGGCCAGCACATGGCTGTCGATGTCGGAGGCGTAGAGTTCGATCTCGAAATCATCCACCCGGCTCCACCGCTCCAGCAGTGTGATGGCGATGGAGTAGGGCTCCTCTCCAGTGGCGCAGCCGGCCGACCAGATGCGCACACGGCTGCCCGGCGCGCGCCCGCGCACCACCTCGTCCAGCGCAGCGTTCACCAAGCAGTCGAGCTGGTACATCTCGCGGAAGAAATAGGTCTCGTTCACCGTCATGCGGTTGACGAGAAGCTGCAACTCTTCCCCCG
This window contains:
- a CDS encoding response regulator, translated to MTDRPDPQPRVLVVDDAVTVRAYTRQVLEADGFRVDEAVNGLDGLEHALASTPDLLIVDINMQKMDGYTMLRRLRQEQTLRDVPAIMISTESKDSDREKALLAGANWYFVKPVRPADLTAAARLLTGREGRS
- a CDS encoding CheR family methyltransferase, whose translation is MTPPLDKSAGGALSAADYDAFCRFLRERTGLSFTEAKRYFVDRRVSERMAAVGIEHVRQYLNLLRFQASGEELQLLVNRMTVNETYFFREMYQLDCLVNAALDEVVRGRAPGSRVRIWSAGCATGEEPYSIAITLLERWSRVDDFEIELYASDIDSHVLARAREGIYEERSLQAMPRDLVAKYFTRLDDQSWQIMEELRDSIDFSLVNIADPQQMANFRGIDVIFCRNLLIYFDDLGRREAASMFYDALSPCGFICLGHSESMSRMSSLFVPRRFPDAILYQKPQS